The Neosynechococcus sphagnicola sy1 genome has a segment encoding these proteins:
- a CDS encoding GxxExxY protein, translating to MIGNELTYKIIGCAMKVHNKMGPGFQEVIYQRCLAIELERAGLAFVREQEQTVYYDGIEVGTRRADFVVENQVVVELKALVQLEDAHLAQAKNYTVAYGFPLGLLINFGGKSLEHKLVFNNRQDQNLQN from the coding sequence ATGATCGGCAACGAACTCACCTACAAAATCATCGGATGCGCTATGAAAGTACACAACAAAATGGGACCCGGATTTCAAGAAGTTATCTACCAGCGCTGCCTCGCCATTGAGCTAGAGCGAGCAGGTCTAGCCTTCGTGCGCGAGCAAGAGCAGACCGTCTATTACGACGGCATTGAGGTGGGGACGCGCCGAGCAGATTTTGTCGTCGAGAATCAGGTTGTCGTTGAGTTGAAAGCATTGGTGCAGTTGGAGGATGCACACCTGGCACAGGCGAAGAATTACACCGTGGCCTATGGCTTTCCACTGGGGTTGTTAATCAATTTTGGAGGAAAGAGTTTGGAACATAAGTTGGTATTCAATAACCGTCAGGATCAAAATTTACAGAATTAG
- a CDS encoding SpvB/TcaC N-terminal domain-containing protein, translating into MFDRPAQANSKQTQESDPSYFASPPSVSLPKGGGAIKGMGEKFAANPVTGTGSMSVPIATSPGRSGFGPQLSLSYDSGAGNGIFGLGWNLSLPSITRKTDKGLPRYWDGEDSDVFILSGAEDLVPILVQNNQGKWEPEKIDPRTVGGKTYSLQRYRPRIEGLFARIERWTNQADPKETFWRSISKDNITTLYGQTEESRIVDPEHPTHVFSWLICESYDDKGNAIYYRYRSEDKENSVGIDRSQAHESNRTSKSRSSNRYLKHIYYGNSTPRKANEDLSVRQDWLFEVVFDYGEHDLLNPIPQEPKEWTTATLRNDPFSSYRSGFEVRTYRLCQRVLMFHYFSGEKEADGIEVGKNCLVRSTDFNYSYEQNPTDVRNPIYSFLLSATQTGYKRSGGGYIKKSLPPLEFTYSEAKIDETVRDVDHASLENLPQGLDGARYQWVDLDGEGLSGILTEQGNGWFYKRNLSPINAVQDNGKQHIEAQFAPLELVASKPGSGLANGAQFLDLAGDGQPDVVTFRGAVPGFYERTLDQGWESFVAFKSLPVVDWDNPNLKFIDLNGDGHSDILISEDNCFVWYPSLAEDGFDAAERVVQPWDEEKGPRIIFADSTQSIHMADMSGDGLTDIVRIRNGEVCYWPNLGYGRFGAKVTMDDAPWFDRPDIFDQRRIQLADIDGSGTTDILYLSGGGVQVYFNQSGNGWAAKRTLSYFPAIDSLASTTAFDLLSNGTACLVWSSPLPGNARRVMRYIDLMGGQKPHLLIKTVNNMGAETVVEYASSSKFYLQDKLADTPWITKLPFPVHVVERVETYDRISGNRFVTRYAYHHGYFDGVEREFRGFGRVDQWDTEEIGTIQLGDTTSDSTNLDAASFVPPVLTKTWFHTGAYVNREKISTHFEHEYYREPNETNQAFAASLLPDTILPAGLTADEEREAARSLKGRILRLEIYALDGSDKQPHPYSVSERNYEIRLEQALQTNRHAVFFAHDRETIDYHYERSFILDPTDPEPDPQKKRKLFDPRVTHAMTLEVDEFGNGLKSVAIAYPRRKPAYPEQAKTFITYTENQVTNKPNDKPSDPDWYRIGVPIETRTYELTGVPASTGKYFTLVDFYQKAADGSVVGHAIAPEIPYETTPTNTSPQKRLIERVRTLYRKDSEASATDPTPLPLGQIDALALPCESFKLAFTPGLLTQVYGSKITDLNTLLGAEGKYVQQDGGWWISSGRQGFDPAQFYLPVQIKDPFGNLYTSTYDRYHLTVIQTVDPLNNTIAIQNNYRTLQPEQITDPNGNRSQARFDALGMVVGTAVMGKATETIGDAFANFNADLTQAEIKAFFEADNPRSLATQHLGTATTRTIYDLERVPVCAAAIARETHVSDLAGGQTKVQLSFVYSDGFGREAQTKVQAEPGPRDPAVANSPRLDPRWVGTGAKVYNNKGKPVRQYEPFFSPTHHFGIEQWGVSSTLFYDPVERVVATLHPNQTWEKVVFDPWQQQTFDVNDTVTFDPKTDADVSEFLTRLPDADYLPTWYQQRIGGALGTEEKSAAEKAAKHANTPTVAHFDTLGRTFLTIADNGKDASGNDQKYATRVELDIEGNQRSVTDAKDRIVMRYDYDLLGHRLHQASMEAGQRWMLNNVAGKPMRMWDSRNHVLRTTYDALQRPTQMFVKTGSDPEILAEKTVYGEGQGDAQNHRGRIYQHFDSAGVATNGAFDFKGNLLSSTRQLVQDYKTIPNWAGNPALETEVFSSSSRYDALNRPIQLVAPHSNQPQTKLNVIRPGYNEANLLERMDVWLGEATEPRLLLDPPSANFHAVTNIDHDAKGQRTLIEYGNGAKTAYTYDEKTFRLTHLKTTRGGAVLQDLFYTYDPVGNITRIRDEAQQTIFFNNQVVLPHGDYTYDPIYRLVAAAGREHIGQAGQPETSWDDEFRVNLPHPSDGQAMRNYTEQYVYDAVGNFERLIHQAANGNWTRAYAYNEASLIESGKQSNRLSSTTVGARTEPYTYDAHGNMTSMPHLTLMQWDYKDELSATARQVVNDAPPPNTVPETTFYVYDATGERVRKVTERQNGTRKQERIYLGGFEIYREFKSNGNDIKLERETLHGMDNKQRIALVETKTITNPDDESPAQLIRFQFGNHLGSACLELDDKANVISYEEYTPYGNTSYQAVDKSIKAAAKRYRYTGKERDEETGFTYHGARYYAPWLGQWTAVDSFFKPEFSNLYQYVRCNPIIFHDPTGRDWTKFWGGARAVGGLTQAVGGVAFAALTAETGVGIAAGLLVAAHGLSDYEAGMRQMQTGKDVTSITEVAISSTLQAAHVEKDTANSAAKAADITLGFVNPSGPIAGGPRAALALASGGQRAQAAAQVLPKLAAVSVAIHGADAAHSLMVAHNDEEAKNADPKPEPNKAESNPSDPVDPAPAKPTAVPQTLRLPQGIVSNNIAREGGLTELANKIKGLGQGKGATVEIALATTKEGKQILVAGINSGSKGLNAAQLKQLEEWGINVAPEIAKGMKGAPHAEENIGAFLSGIGARGERWSKAVVGALKPSGSSYVCDPCQEMIKRVGGRVETPH; encoded by the coding sequence ATGTTCGATCGCCCCGCTCAAGCCAACAGTAAACAAACTCAAGAGTCTGACCCAAGCTATTTTGCGTCGCCTCCTAGTGTGTCCTTACCTAAAGGCGGTGGTGCAATTAAGGGCATGGGGGAAAAGTTCGCGGCTAATCCGGTAACGGGAACTGGCTCAATGTCTGTCCCGATCGCCACCAGTCCTGGGCGTTCGGGTTTTGGTCCCCAGTTATCGCTCTCCTACGATTCGGGGGCGGGGAATGGGATCTTTGGGCTGGGCTGGAATCTGTCGTTACCGTCGATTACCCGCAAGACAGACAAAGGCTTGCCGCGCTACTGGGATGGTGAGGATTCTGATGTGTTTATTCTTTCAGGTGCGGAAGATCTGGTGCCGATTCTGGTTCAGAACAACCAGGGGAAGTGGGAGCCTGAAAAAATAGATCCGCGCACGGTGGGTGGTAAAACCTACTCCCTTCAACGCTACCGTCCTCGGATTGAAGGGTTGTTTGCCCGCATCGAACGCTGGACTAACCAGGCTGACCCGAAAGAAACGTTTTGGAGATCGATCTCTAAAGACAACATTACAACGCTGTATGGACAGACAGAAGAAAGTCGCATTGTCGATCCCGAACACCCCACCCATGTATTTAGCTGGCTTATCTGTGAAAGCTATGACGACAAGGGAAATGCGATTTATTATCGCTATCGATCGGAGGATAAAGAGAACTCAGTTGGGATCGATCGATCCCAAGCACACGAAAGTAATCGCACTTCCAAGAGTCGATCGAGTAATCGCTATCTAAAACATATTTACTATGGGAACTCAACGCCGCGAAAAGCTAATGAGGATCTGAGTGTGCGCCAGGATTGGTTGTTCGAGGTGGTGTTTGATTACGGGGAACACGATCTCTTGAACCCCATCCCCCAAGAGCCAAAGGAATGGACTACAGCGACTCTCCGAAACGATCCATTCTCCTCTTATCGATCGGGCTTTGAAGTACGGACTTATCGCCTATGCCAGCGGGTGTTGATGTTCCATTATTTCTCTGGTGAAAAAGAAGCTGATGGGATTGAAGTTGGGAAGAACTGTTTGGTGCGATCGACGGACTTTAACTATTCCTACGAACAAAATCCAACCGATGTTCGCAATCCCATCTATTCGTTCCTGCTGTCGGCAACGCAGACGGGCTACAAACGTAGTGGGGGTGGTTATATCAAGAAATCGCTGCCACCGTTAGAATTTACCTATAGCGAAGCCAAGATTGATGAGACGGTGCGAGATGTCGATCACGCCAGTCTGGAGAATTTACCTCAAGGATTGGATGGTGCGCGCTATCAGTGGGTGGATCTGGATGGGGAAGGCTTATCGGGGATTCTGACCGAGCAGGGGAACGGATGGTTTTACAAACGCAATCTCAGCCCGATCAATGCCGTTCAGGACAATGGCAAGCAGCATATTGAGGCACAGTTTGCCCCGCTTGAATTGGTTGCCAGTAAGCCTGGGAGTGGTTTGGCGAACGGTGCTCAGTTTTTGGATTTGGCAGGGGATGGGCAGCCCGATGTGGTGACGTTCAGAGGGGCGGTGCCAGGATTTTATGAACGGACTCTGGATCAAGGCTGGGAGTCATTTGTTGCTTTTAAGTCGTTGCCTGTGGTGGATTGGGATAACCCGAATCTGAAGTTTATTGACCTGAATGGGGATGGGCACAGCGACATCCTGATTAGCGAGGATAACTGCTTTGTCTGGTATCCCTCCCTGGCAGAGGATGGGTTTGATGCGGCGGAGCGGGTGGTTCAGCCCTGGGATGAGGAGAAGGGACCACGAATCATTTTTGCGGATAGTACCCAATCCATTCACATGGCAGATATGTCAGGGGATGGGCTGACAGATATTGTGCGGATACGGAATGGGGAGGTGTGTTACTGGCCCAATCTGGGGTATGGGCGGTTTGGGGCAAAGGTGACGATGGATGATGCCCCCTGGTTCGATCGCCCTGACATCTTTGACCAGCGGCGCATCCAGTTGGCAGATATTGATGGGTCGGGGACGACGGATATTCTGTACCTGAGTGGAGGAGGGGTGCAGGTTTACTTTAATCAGTCGGGGAATGGTTGGGCGGCAAAGCGGACGTTGAGCTATTTCCCGGCGATCGACAGTTTGGCATCGACAACAGCCTTTGACCTGCTGAGTAATGGCACTGCCTGTCTGGTGTGGTCTTCTCCCTTGCCCGGTAATGCTCGCCGGGTGATGCGGTATATCGACCTGATGGGCGGGCAAAAGCCCCATTTGCTGATCAAGACCGTGAACAACATGGGTGCAGAAACGGTGGTTGAGTATGCGTCTTCCAGCAAGTTCTATCTGCAAGATAAGCTGGCGGATACGCCCTGGATTACGAAACTGCCGTTTCCGGTGCATGTGGTGGAACGGGTGGAGACCTACGATCGCATCTCTGGTAACCGCTTTGTCACGCGCTATGCCTACCATCACGGCTATTTTGATGGGGTGGAGCGGGAGTTTCGCGGTTTTGGGCGGGTGGATCAGTGGGATACGGAGGAGATTGGCACGATTCAGCTTGGTGACACCACATCGGACAGTACCAATCTGGATGCAGCTTCGTTTGTGCCCCCGGTGCTGACGAAAACCTGGTTTCATACGGGAGCGTATGTGAATCGGGAGAAGATTTCTACTCATTTCGAGCATGAGTATTATCGGGAGCCAAACGAGACAAACCAGGCATTTGCCGCTTCACTGTTGCCCGATACGATTCTGCCTGCTGGTTTAACGGCGGACGAAGAACGGGAAGCGGCGAGATCGCTCAAGGGTCGCATCCTCCGGCTAGAAATTTATGCCCTGGATGGTTCAGACAAACAGCCCCATCCCTACAGTGTGTCGGAGCGGAATTACGAGATTCGGTTGGAGCAGGCACTGCAAACGAACCGTCATGCGGTGTTCTTTGCCCACGATCGCGAAACCATTGACTATCACTACGAGCGGAGTTTCATCCTCGATCCAACCGATCCAGAACCTGATCCCCAGAAGAAACGCAAGCTTTTTGACCCGCGTGTGACTCATGCGATGACGCTAGAGGTGGATGAGTTTGGCAATGGGTTGAAGAGTGTAGCGATCGCCTATCCTCGTCGTAAGCCTGCTTATCCAGAACAAGCCAAAACCTTTATTACCTATACCGAAAATCAGGTCACGAACAAGCCTAATGACAAACCGAGTGATCCCGATTGGTATCGGATTGGGGTGCCGATCGAAACTCGCACTTATGAGCTTACGGGTGTTCCAGCTTCAACCGGGAAATACTTTACTCTGGTTGACTTCTATCAAAAGGCTGCTGATGGCTCGGTGGTGGGGCACGCGATCGCGCCCGAAATTCCCTATGAGACGACTCCGACAAACACCAGTCCACAAAAACGGTTAATAGAGCGAGTCAGAACGCTCTACCGCAAGGATAGCGAGGCGAGTGCGACCGATCCCACGCCCTTACCGCTGGGACAAATTGATGCTCTGGCGTTGCCCTGTGAGAGTTTCAAACTGGCATTTACGCCCGGTTTACTGACTCAGGTTTACGGCAGCAAGATTACCGATCTAAACACATTGTTGGGTGCCGAAGGGAAATATGTGCAGCAGGATGGGGGTTGGTGGATTTCGTCGGGTCGGCAGGGGTTTGACCCGGCTCAATTCTACTTGCCCGTTCAAATTAAAGATCCGTTTGGCAATCTCTATACCAGTACCTACGATCGCTATCACTTAACCGTTATTCAGACAGTCGATCCGCTCAACAATACGATCGCCATTCAGAACAATTACCGTACCCTGCAACCGGAACAAATTACTGACCCGAATGGCAATCGATCGCAGGCGCGATTTGATGCGCTGGGGATGGTTGTGGGCACTGCCGTCATGGGTAAGGCAACGGAGACGATCGGGGATGCCTTTGCCAATTTCAACGCCGATTTGACTCAGGCTGAAATTAAGGCATTTTTTGAGGCTGATAATCCCCGTTCGCTGGCTACGCAACATTTAGGCACGGCAACAACGCGGACTATTTACGACCTGGAGCGTGTTCCGGTTTGTGCTGCGGCGATCGCCCGTGAAACCCATGTCAGCGATTTAGCGGGTGGACAAACCAAGGTGCAACTGAGTTTTGTCTATTCCGATGGCTTTGGGCGCGAGGCACAGACGAAGGTGCAGGCGGAACCAGGTCCTCGCGATCCGGCGGTGGCAAACTCGCCCAGACTCGATCCGCGCTGGGTGGGGACGGGAGCGAAGGTTTATAACAATAAGGGCAAACCCGTCCGGCAATACGAACCGTTTTTTAGCCCCACCCATCACTTTGGCATCGAACAGTGGGGCGTGAGCAGTACGCTGTTTTACGATCCGGTGGAACGGGTGGTGGCGACGCTGCATCCCAACCAGACCTGGGAGAAGGTGGTCTTCGACCCGTGGCAGCAGCAGACCTTTGATGTGAATGACACGGTGACGTTTGATCCCAAAACCGATGCCGATGTGAGTGAATTTCTGACGCGGTTGCCGGATGCCGATTATTTGCCCACCTGGTATCAACAGCGGATCGGTGGGGCATTGGGGACGGAGGAGAAAAGCGCGGCGGAGAAGGCGGCGAAACACGCCAATACGCCCACCGTTGCCCACTTTGATACCCTGGGGCGCACCTTTTTGACCATTGCAGATAATGGCAAGGATGCCAGTGGCAATGACCAGAAATATGCGACCCGCGTGGAGTTGGATATTGAGGGGAATCAGCGATCGGTCACGGATGCCAAAGACCGGATTGTGATGCGCTATGACTATGACTTGCTGGGGCATCGGCTTCACCAAGCCAGTATGGAAGCGGGACAGCGCTGGATGCTGAACAATGTGGCGGGTAAGCCGATGCGGATGTGGGATAGCCGCAACCATGTGCTCCGCACGACCTATGATGCCTTGCAGCGTCCGACGCAGATGTTTGTCAAAACGGGCAGCGATCCGGAAATTCTGGCGGAAAAGACGGTGTATGGGGAAGGGCAGGGGGATGCCCAAAACCATCGGGGCAGGATTTATCAGCATTTTGATAGTGCGGGTGTGGCGACGAATGGAGCCTTTGACTTTAAGGGCAATTTGCTCAGCAGCACGCGCCAACTGGTGCAGGATTACAAAACCATTCCCAATTGGGCGGGCAATCCTGCTTTAGAAACGGAAGTCTTTAGCAGCAGTAGCCGCTATGATGCCCTGAATCGACCGATTCAGTTGGTTGCACCCCACAGCAACCAGCCGCAGACGAAACTGAATGTGATCCGTCCGGGTTACAACGAGGCGAATTTATTGGAGCGGATGGATGTGTGGCTGGGGGAAGCGACGGAGCCAAGGTTGTTGCTCGATCCACCATCGGCGAATTTCCATGCGGTGACGAACATTGACCATGACGCGAAGGGACAGCGCACCCTGATTGAATATGGGAATGGGGCAAAAACTGCCTATACCTACGATGAAAAAACCTTCCGGTTGACCCATCTGAAGACCACGCGGGGCGGGGCGGTCTTGCAGGATTTGTTCTATACCTATGATCCGGTGGGCAATATCACCCGGATTCGGGATGAGGCTCAGCAGACGATCTTTTTCAACAATCAGGTGGTGTTGCCCCACGGTGACTATACCTACGACCCGATCTACCGTCTAGTTGCGGCAGCGGGGCGGGAGCATATCGGGCAGGCGGGGCAGCCAGAAACCAGTTGGGATGATGAGTTTCGGGTCAATCTGCCCCATCCCAGTGATGGGCAGGCGATGCGGAACTATACGGAGCAATACGTCTACGATGCGGTGGGCAATTTTGAGCGGTTAATCCATCAGGCGGCGAATGGGAATTGGACTCGTGCCTATGCCTATAACGAAGCGAGTTTGATTGAATCGGGCAAGCAGAGCAATCGCTTGAGCAGTACGACGGTGGGGGCAAGGACGGAACCCTACACCTACGATGCCCACGGCAATATGACGAGTATGCCCCACCTGACGCTGATGCAGTGGGATTACAAGGATGAGTTGAGCGCGACGGCGCGACAGGTGGTGAATGATGCGCCGCCACCCAATACAGTGCCGGAAACGACGTTCTATGTCTACGATGCCACTGGTGAGCGGGTTCGCAAGGTGACAGAGCGGCAAAATGGGACTCGCAAGCAGGAGCGGATTTATCTGGGTGGGTTTGAGATTTACCGTGAATTTAAGAGCAATGGAAATGACATTAAGTTAGAGCGTGAGACGTTGCATGGGATGGATAATAAGCAGCGGATTGCGTTGGTGGAAACAAAGACAATTACTAACCCCGATGATGAATCGCCTGCACAACTAATTCGGTTTCAGTTTGGTAACCATCTGGGTTCGGCTTGTCTCGAATTGGATGATAAAGCTAATGTGATTTCCTATGAGGAATACACTCCCTACGGCAACACCTCCTATCAGGCGGTGGATAAGAGCATTAAAGCGGCGGCGAAGCGGTATCGGTATACGGGGAAGGAGCGGGATGAGGAGACGGGATTCACTTATCACGGGGCACGGTATTATGCGCCTTGGCTGGGGCAGTGGACAGCTGTTGACTCGTTCTTCAAGCCTGAATTCAGCAACCTATACCAGTACGTTCGGTGCAATCCTATTATCTTTCACGACCCCACGGGAAGAGACTGGACCAAGTTCTGGGGTGGGGCCAGAGCAGTCGGCGGACTTACGCAAGCGGTAGGTGGTGTCGCTTTTGCTGCCCTCACTGCGGAGACAGGGGTTGGCATAGCCGCTGGCTTGCTCGTGGCGGCACATGGATTATCCGATTACGAGGCCGGCATGAGGCAAATGCAAACTGGCAAAGATGTAACAAGCATAACTGAAGTTGCTATCTCTTCAACACTTCAGGCGGCTCACGTCGAGAAGGATACTGCCAACTCCGCAGCAAAAGCTGCGGACATCACACTAGGTTTCGTCAATCCCTCAGGACCTATTGCAGGAGGACCTAGAGCCGCTCTGGCGCTCGCCTCTGGTGGTCAAAGGGCACAAGCAGCGGCGCAAGTCTTGCCGAAACTCGCTGCGGTATCGGTTGCCATCCACGGAGCCGACGCAGCGCATAGCTTGATGGTCGCCCACAATGACGAAGAAGCAAAAAATGCCGACCCCAAGCCAGAACCCAACAAAGCTGAATCCAATCCATCAGATCCTGTGGATCCAGCACCTGCTAAACCAACGGCTGTCCCTCAGACACTTCGTCTACCGCAGGGCATTGTCTCTAACAATATTGCACGTGAAGGCGGTCTCACTGAACTCGCCAACAAAATAAAAGGTCTTGGACAAGGGAAAGGAGCAACGGTTGAAATAGCGTTAGCGACCACCAAGGAAGGCAAACAAATCTTGGTTGCTGGGATTAACTCAGGTTCAAAGGGGCTTAATGCGGCACAACTCAAACAGCTTGAGGAGTGGGGGATCAACGTGGCTCCAGAAATCGCCAAGGGAATGAAAGGTGCACCACATGCTGAGGAAAATATAGGTGCTTTCTTGTCTGGAATAGGTGCCCGTGGTGAGAGATGGAGCAAAGCTGTAGTAGGTGCTCTCAAACCGTCTGGTAGTTCCTACGTCTGCGATCCCTGCCAAGAAATGATCAAGCGAGTGGGTGGGCGAGTCGAGACACCACACTAA